In Scatophagus argus isolate fScaArg1 chromosome 14, fScaArg1.pri, whole genome shotgun sequence, the following proteins share a genomic window:
- the arhgap32b gene encoding rho GTPase-activating protein 32 isoform X4: MKSRPTKQKLKQRGILRERVFGCDLGEHLLNSGHDVPQVLKSCTEFIEKHGVVDGIYRLSGIASNIQKLRHEFDSEQIPDLTKDVYIQDIHCVGSLCKLYFRELPNPLLTYQLYEKFSDAVSAATDEERLIKIHDVIQQLPPPHYRTLEFLMRHLSRLAAFSYITNMHSKNLAIVWAPNLLRSKQIESACFSGTAAFMEVRIQSVVVEFILNHVDVLFSAKLSSLIREGAGHNSLSRPKSLLVSSPSTKLLSLEEAQARTQAQINSPVTEDSKYIEVGEGPAALQGKFHTVIEFPTERKRPPIKPKKSPVGSWRSFFNLGKSSSMSKRKLHRNPSEPNELKAMALGGGRGDTATLRSAKSEESLSSLHNVEGESKVYRPRRPRSSSDALSASFNGDLLDSRQHCNSYDNLDATEDSDGDDGPICVPALISPPRSAGEDVDLSPPDIGMASLDFDPMSFQCSLPDTSYAFPLDDTPAGAEGSVLKRSPGSIKTNCSDLNPASFLGSLTSPLLSTDFNRAAGGNVESRKLTTSYSYTDKPTQAVSPIKGGKTTSLTPFSTSELFSTEMPDRNTAGQAVSPQPLSPPLLAKDSPPLMGSVLLRAAEPSLSEAFQMELHSKLAVFDSVDSQELKGEDSVQQAPATNSQEHQGVVPPDSSKDLTPRSISSTGPTTAPPPPPPKNAARMLALALAESAQQVSIQSQSRSSEPPTPVSPSQPQEASNLQDSPRFQTSSEEGAVRGSSPPPNSAVTPASSYPLTSSPTIKQQPLELTSKKLSDSAKSSASPPGTQPGTDSTPPDTPLYKCVLLPSSSNLTSPTRKSPERQQPVTEQIPVCTSPSTNTPTTTSGGNCKDTGVLAQPVPEVKPEETAPPPVLPKPLEPPPQTIQKPKRQAVSLPQHQTQTQQQSQAQTQPRLPAQLQPQTQPHLSHPPSQPHAQSQTQVQPQTQPQPLSKASARVAPTSAEPAEKPWEAIKPVQPCTESAKYHDSYGPAPPPPPVRTIESKLATAALSQSEASYHILGDSPAPSHLEDALPHHPLSPRKSSTHQPAYLYHAKGEPVLIEAPGAAYYHQRPFPLGLQSMPHHYRPDSIPPHLSFVSKSEPQIPYIARVDNRYSTLGPRSYHHSIKSRGNTRSVYVSPGPGHQGYSHERTHGYPTIRRVHSLHVPSTVRSVPIQRTEVPPDDDMFFYHRPVYQCKAYQQPTQQSSQADYHVTQLQPYFENGRVQYRYSPYSGSSPLEAPYYDIDPYGTIRVRHFHSFGRDPGAIGGRPGGKATGYHYLARHVLPPGKEHSFVSRDMPPSHGTKEPAAYLSWDPDESERLRMHSIRRESRARQKIKGPVLSQYDNVGLFAPADISGYETLHLRSKSDPGKAVLIPAESKDGRYLPRHMVSDPDVLMYMETDKHVQGSTVADKSEGVAKQSSSKKCQSSHSLPATLSHSLSLQQESGRHEAKYETGDDKQGGDSSRSKHWQQEYPNKRNFQPRYECPDSDHHQSKVKTSSGYHNTEDQPSAPREQLVRSKPERSHSIREQQHYSQGKPELEYSYQKHSTKAAQSHYDNLDDYHPVPQPQAPVQKRGGSSSYSAPGLTASHSNRAYSTALGQGAFIQTELAMQRSETEIRTE; encoded by the exons ATGAAGTCCAGGCCCACCAAACAGAAGCTGAAGCAGAGAGGCATCCTCCGGGAGAGGGTATTCGGCTGCGACCTGGGAGAACACCTCCTCAACTCGGGACATGATG tGCCCCAGGTGCTCAAGAGCTGCACCGAGTTCATTGAGAAACACGGAGTGGTGGACGGCATCTACCGCCTCTCTGGAATCGCCTCAAATATCCAGAAATTACG GCATGAGTTTGACTCAGAACAGATCCCTGACCTGACCAAAGATGTTTACATCCAGGACATCCACTGTGTTGGCTCGCTGTGTAAGCTCTACTTCAGAGAGCTGCCCAACCCCCTTCTCACCTACCAGCTCTACGAAAAATTCTCT gATGCTGTATCAGCAGCAACGGATGAAGAAAGACTTATCAAAATCCATGATGTCATCCAACAGCTCCCTCCACCGCATTACAG GACCCTGGAGTTCCTCATGAGGCACCTTTCCCGCCTGGCAGCGTTCAGCTATATCACCAACATGCACAGCAAGAACCTGGCCATCGTCTGGGCACCCAACCTGCTGAG GTCTAAGCAGATTGAATCTGCGTGCTTCAGCGGTACAGCAGCCTTCATGGAAGTCCGAATCCAGTCGGTGGTGGTGGAGTTCATCCTCAACCATGTGGATGTTCTCTTCAGTGCTAAACTAAGCTCACTGATACGAGAGGGGGCAG GTCACAACTCACTGTCACGGCCCAAATCCCTGCTGGTTTCATCACCCTCCACTAAACTTCTCAGCCTGGAGGAGGCTCAGGCCAGGACCCAGGCTCAAATAAACTCTCCAGTCACTGAAGACAGCAAGTACATCGAGGTGGGCGAAGGTCCTGCTGCCCTGCAGGGCAAGTTCCACACCGTCATCGAGTTTCCAACCGAGAG GAAGAGGCCTCCTATTAAACCCAAAAAGTCTCCTGTGGGTAGTTGGCGTTCTTTCTTCAATCTGGGCAAGTCTTCCTCCATGTCCAAGCGCAAACTGCATCGCAACCCCAGTGAGCCCAATGAGCTAAAGGCCATGGCTCTCGGTG gagggagaggagacacAGCAACGTTAAGATCAGCCAAAAGTGAAGAGTCACTCAGTTCCCTGCACAACGTTGAAG gGGAGTCCAAGGTGTACCGTCCCCGGCGGCCACGCTCTAGCAGCGATGCCCTGTCAGCCTCCTTTAATGGCGATCTGCTGGACAGCCGGCAGCACTGCAACTCCTACGACAACTTGGACGCCACAGAGGACAGCGACGGAGACGACGGGCCCATCTGTGTGCCTGCCCTCATCTCACCTCCCCGCTCTGCTGGAGAAGATGTGGACCTCAGCCCACCAGATATTGGCATGGCCTCCCTAGACTTTGACCCCATGTCTTTCCAGTGCAGTCTCCCTGACACCTCCTACGCCTTCCCCCTGGATGACACCCCAGCTGGGGCCGAGGGCTCTGTGTTAAAGAGGAGCCCCGGCAGCATCAAGACCAActgctctgacctcaaccctgcCTCCTTCTTGGGAAGCTTGACCTCCCCCTTGTTGTCCACAGACTTTAACCGGGCTGCTGGAGGGAATGTGGAAAGCAGAAAACTGACCACATCCTATTCTTACACTGATAAACCCACTCAGGCTGTGTCACCTATTAAAGGTGGAAAGACCACTAGTTTGACACCATTTTCCACTTCAGAGCTTTTCTCTACAGAGATGCCTGACAGAAATACAGCTGGACAGGCTGTCTCTCCACAGCCGTTATCTCCTCCTTTACTAGCCAAGGACTCTCCTCCCCTGATGGGCAGTGTGCTGCTGAGGGCAGCTGAGCCATCGCTAAGTGAGGCTTTCCAAATGGAGCTGCACTCAAAATTGGCAGTCTTTGATAGTGTGGACAGTCAAGAGCTGAAGGGAGAGGACAGCGTACAGCAGGCGCCAGCTACCAACAGCCAAGAGCACCAGG GAGTTGTACCTCCAGACTCGTCAAAGGACCTCACCCCTCGTTCCATCAGCTCCACAGGTCCCACTActgcccctccccctccccctcctaAAAATGCTGCCCGCATGTTGGCCCTGGCCCTCGCCGAGTCTGCCCAGCAGGTCTCCATTCAGTCCCAGTCCCGGTCCTCTGAGCCCCCCACACCGGTGTCCCCTTCACAGCCACAGGAGGCGTCTAACCTTCAGGACTCGCCACGTTTCCAGACTTCCTCGGAGGAGGGAGCAGTGAGAGGAAGTTCCCCGCCACCTAACAGTGCTGTCACCCCAGCCTCATCTTATCCCTTAACATCTAGTCCTACAATCAAGCAACAGCCACTAGAGTTAACCAGCAAGAAGCTATCAGACAGTGCCAAGTCCTCTGCAAGTCCACCTGGCACACAGCCAGGAACTGACTCCACTCCACCAGACACTCCTCTCTACAAGTGTGTCCTACTCCCTAGTTCAAGCAACCTGACTTCTCCAACCAGGAAAAGTCCAGAAAGACAGCAGCCTGTCACAGAACAGATTCCAGTCTGTACCAGCCCATCTACTAACACTCCAACCACCACCTCTGGTGGCAACTGCAAAGACACTGGAGTCTTAGCGCAGCCTGTTCCTGAG GTCAAACCAGAGGAGACTGCACCGCCCCCAGTCCTTCCAAAACCATTAGAACCCCCACCTCAAACAATTCAAAAGCCGAAAAGGCAGGCTGTCTCACTGCCCCAgcaccaaacacaaactcaaCAGCAGAGCCAAGCTCAGACACAGCCTCGTCTTCCAGCACAGCTTCAACCTCAAACACAGCCTCATCTGTCGCATCCGCCGTCACAGCCTCACGCGCAGTCTCAGACACAAGTCCAACCCCAAACACAACCACAGCCCCTCTCCAAAGCTAGCGCAAGAGTGGCCCCCACCTCTGCTGAGCCTGCTGAGAAGCCTTGGGAGGCCATAAAGCCGGTACAGCCCTGTACTGAGTCTGCAAAGTATCATGACTCATATGGACCTgcacctccaccccctcctgTCCGCACCATAGAGAGCAAACTGGCCACAGCAGCACTCAGTCAGAGTGAAGCCTCATACCATATCCTGGGTGACAGTCCGGCACCTAGCCATCTGGAGGATGCTCTGCCTCACCATCCTCTTTCACCTCGTAAATCTTCCACGCACCAGCCAGCCTACCTGTACCATGCTAAAGGAGAGCCAGTCTTAATTGAGGCTCCAGGAGCTGCATACTATCATCAGAGGCCTTTCCCTCTGGGCCTGCAGTCTATGCCACACCACTACCGGCCAGACAGCATCCCCCCACACCTCTCCTTCGTGTCCAAATCTGAGCCTCAGATACCCTACATTGCCCGTGTAGACAACAGATACAGCACTTTAGGCCCCAGGTCTTACCACCACTCCATAAAGTCCAGAGGAAACACCcgcagtgtgtatgtgtctccAGGTCCAGGGCATCAGGGTTATAGCCATGAGAGAACCCATGGATATCCCACCATCCGCAGAGTTCACTCTCTCCATGTTCCTTCCACTGTCCGCTCAGTGCCCATCCAAAGGACTGAAGTTCCTCCAGATGATGATATGTTCTTCTACCATCGGCCCGTGTATCAGTGCAAAGCCTACCAGCAGCCAACACAGCAGTCCTCACAGGCAGACTACCATGTCACCCAGCTGCAGCCTTACTTTGAGAATGGACGGGTTCAGTATCGCTACAGTCCCTACTCTGGTTCAAGCCCTTTGGAGGCACCTTACTATGATATCGACCCTTACGGTACTATCAGAGTCCGGCACTTTCATTCCTTTGGCCGAGATCCAGGAGCCATTGGTGGCCGACCGGGTGGAAAGGCGACTGGATACCACTACCTCGCTCGCCATGTTCTCCCACCTGGAAAGGAGCACAGCTTTGTGAGCAGGGACATGCCCCCAAGTCATGGAACCAAGGAACCTGCTGCTTACCTCTCTTGGGATCCAGACGAGTCGGAAAGGCTCCGCATGCACTCCATCCGGAGAGAGAGCAGGgcaagacagaaaattaaaggCCCTGTCTTGTCTCAGTATGATAATGTTGGCTTATTTGCACCAGCAGATATATCAGGCTATGAAACTCTGCACCTGCGCAGTAAATCTGACCCGGGTAAAGCTGTGTTGATTCCGGCCGAAAGCAAAGATGGGCGCTACCTCCCTAGACATATGGTCTCAGACCCTGATGTCCTCATGTACATGGAGACTGACAAGCATGTCCAGGGCAGCACAGTAGCCGACAAGTCAGAAGGGGTCGCCAAGCAAAGCAGTTCCAAGAAATGCCAATCTTCTCACTCCCTTCCAGCTACTCTGAGCCACAGTCTCTCCCTTCAGCAGGAGAGTGGTCGCCACGAGGCCAAGTATGAGACTGGAGATGACAAGCAAGGTGGAGACAGCAGCAGGTCAAAACACTGGCAGCAGGAGTATCCCAACAAGAGGAACTTCCAACCACGTTACGAGTGTCCTGATTCCGACCACCACCAGagtaaagtgaaaacatcaagtGGCTACCACAATACTGAGGACCAGCCATCAGCCCCCAGGGAACAACTTGTCCGCTCTAAACCAGAGCGATCACACAGCATCCGAGAGCAGCAGCACTACAGCCAGGGGAAGCCGGAACTGGAATACTCATATCAGAAACACAGCACTAAAGCAGCGCAGTCCCACTATGATAACCTGGACGATTATCACCCAGTACCTCAGCCTCAGGCCCCTGTTCAAAAACGTGGAGGCTCCAGCTCGTATTCCGCCCCAGGACTCACAGCAAGCCACAGCAACAGAGCATACTCCACAGCACTGGGCCAGGGAGCCTTTATCCAGACTGAGTTGGCCATGCAGAGGTCAGAAACAGAGATACGTACAGAATGA